The following proteins come from a genomic window of Pichia kudriavzevii chromosome 1, complete sequence:
- a CDS encoding uncharacterized protein (PKUD0A11810) yields the protein MGTTREGQNLTKLTETASMLLFFMRVNIKQTLCGKTTCCSPAKVAGKGGQLTAWNCATYSIIGLCFFDTDEQLILIIKTDHLLIQSDHHDVLSIEIVQFVQVVWGEALYSYQVSFLVAQKELPRYIQQYRCFTYTLVFFSSHDIDYECVFFFLIFLCFLINISSMKFFKPFFFFFKRKEKKKLPN from the coding sequence ATGGGGACGACAAGAGAAGGGCAAAATCTGACCAAGCTTACAGAAACGGCGTCGATGTTGCTATTCTTCATGCGGGTAAACATCAAACAAACTCTGTGCGGAAAAACAACTTGTTGTAGTCCAGCAAAAGTTGCGGGAAAGGGGGGACAACTAACCGCATGGAATTGTGCTACCTACAGTATAATTGGgctttgtttctttgatacaGACGAGCAACTCATTCTTATAATAAAAACTGACCATCTACTAATCCAATCTGATCACCACGACGTTCTTAGCATAGAGATCGTACAATTCGTACAAGTGGTTTGGGGGGAAGCCTTGTATTCCTACCAAGTTTCATTTTTGGTAGCACAAAAGGAGCTACCTCGATATATACAGCAATATAGATGTTTCACGTACACTTTGGTATTTTTCAGTTCTCACGATATTGATTATGAgtgtgtatttttttttctcatatttttgtgttttctgATAAATATTAGCAGcatgaaatttttcaagccatttttttttttttttaaaaggaaagaaaaaaaaaaacttccTAACTGA